In Macadamia integrifolia cultivar HAES 741 chromosome 5, SCU_Mint_v3, whole genome shotgun sequence, a single window of DNA contains:
- the LOC122080355 gene encoding heavy metal-associated isoprenylated plant protein 27-like: MDCEGCERKVEKALRGMSGVTQVDIDPKHHKLTVVGYVNPKKVLRHVQHRTGKKAEFWPYIPYEEVAHPCAPGTYDKRAPTGYVRNTMDDPRSSKLARASTMEEKYSNTFSDENPNACSVM; encoded by the coding sequence ATGGACTGTGAAGGATGTGAGAGGAAAGTGGAGAAGGCACTGAGAGGGATGAGTGGAGTGACACAGGTGGATATAGATCCGAAGCACCACAAGCTGACGGTGGTTGGGTACGTGAATCCAAAGAAGGTTTTGAGACATGTACAACACAGGACTGGGAAGAAGGCCGAGTTCTGGCCTTACATCCCTTACGAAGAAGTGGCTCACCCTTGCGCTCCAGGTACTTATGATAAAAGGGCACCAACTGGGTATGTGAGGAACACCATGGACGACCCCAGGAGCTCGAAGCTAGCTCGGGCTAGTACCATGGAGGAGAAGTACTCCAACACCTTCAGCGATGAGAACCCTAACGCCTGTTCCGTCATGTAA